A single genomic interval of Camelina sativa cultivar DH55 chromosome 11, Cs, whole genome shotgun sequence harbors:
- the LOC104728086 gene encoding glutathione S-transferase T3-like, whose translation MESNNTPNNQSQPYFSLLNFPYDSFAPNVNIGSSQIPSFSSQPSSQPSSQPSQPPSQTEETAEQRRERRLWSTQDDLVLISGWLNTSKDAVVGNGQKAGSFWIRIGDYYETSSHVRDGAQPRRPDHCRQRWQKISKEVSRFCGAFAEAESERASGMNDLDVLQNAHQIYTNLYKKKFGMEYAWNVLRYEQKWTSLEAMNPTPRTTSSNKRKADEAAPSTGSVVGEHESRPAGIKATKRVRNKGKEKAAPSAEFSHMWEIKQKDLERMKQLQKMSTLDTLIAKNETLDEDEKALKKKLMAELF comes from the coding sequence ATGGAATCAAACAATACTCCTAACAATCAGTCTCAACCCTACTTTAGCCTTCTTAACTTCCCATATGACAGCTTTGCTCCCAATGTAAACATTGGTTCCTCTCAAATTCCTTCTTTTAGTTCACAACCAAGTTCACAGCCGAGTTCACAGCCGAGTCAACCTCCTAGTCAAACAGAAGAGACAGCAGAACAGCGAAGGGAGAGAAGGCTATGGTCCACCCAAGATGACTTAGTCCTAATAAGCGGCTGGTTAAACACATCGAAGGATGCAGTAGTTGGGAATGGGCAAAAGGCAGGGTCCTTTTGGATCCGTATAGGAGACTACTACGAAACAAGTAGTCATGTCCGTGATGGTGCTCAACCTAGGCGCCCTGACCATTGTAGACAAAGGTGGCAAAAAATCAGTAAGGAAGTGAGCAGGTTCTGTGGAGCTTTTGCAGAGGCAGAGAGTGAGAGAGCTAGTGGGATGAACGATCTAGATGTTTTACAAAATGCTCACCAAATCTACACTAACCTGTACAAGAAGAAGTTCGGTATGGAGTATGCTTGGAATGTTCTACGCTATGAACAGAAATGGACAAGTCTCGAGGCTATGAACCCCACTCCGAGGACAACCAGTTCTAACAAGAGAAAAGCTGATGAAGCTGCACCATCTACGGGTTCTGTCGTTGGTGAGCACGAGAGCAGACCCGCGGGCATCAAGGCAACGAAAAGAGTAAGGAACAAAGGCAAAGAGAAGGCTGCACCATCTGCGGAGTTTAGTCACATGTGGGAGATAAAACAGAAGGATTTAGAGCGCAtgaaacaactccaaaagaTGTCCACTCTTGACACTCTCATTGCCAAGAATGAAACCCTAGACGAAGATGAAAAagcattgaagaagaagctaatggcgGAACtgttttaa
- the LOC104723702 gene encoding uncharacterized protein LOC104723702 — protein MGKTSKWIRSLLTGKKERRKENIIQSECGFTSSTPGTPKEKRRWSFRRSSATGPPPACAINLKGSSPPPQQPPPPPPPPPPLPEPFVVAILDNKEEQIKDVSVAEIEEFPAVKIQACYRSHLARKALRALKGLVKLQALVRGHLVRKQATATLRCMQALITLQAKAREQRIRLIGDSTNPRTSIHKTRISNLYHENEENIKIVEMDIQSKLYSPAPSALTEMSPRAYSSHFEDCNSFNTAQSSPQCFNRFKEYYNGDTLSSYDYPLFPNYMANTQSSKAKARSQSAPKQRPAEIYEKPQTTGRRRSSMEAPRNNGVPRAVRMQRSSSQLGSNTTAKDSQQQQHQHHHHQSYPWMAIKLDKSNMSLMESECGSTSTIMTSTNYGRHVDVQVNNMY, from the exons ATGGGCAAAACAAGCAAATGGATTCGAAGTCTCTTAACcggaaagaaagagagaagaaaggaaaatattATACAAAGCGAATGTGGATTCACTTCGTCAACTCCAGGCACTCCTAAGGAGAAACGCCGATGGAGTTTTCGTCGTTCTTCAGCCACTGGACCACCACCAGCTTGTGCTATTAACCTCAAAGGTTCATCTCCACCGCCTCAACAGCCACCCCCACCTCCCCCACCACCTCCACCGCTACCAGAACCATTTGTGGTCGCAATCTTGGACaataaagaagaacaaatcaaGGACGTGTCAGTCGCAGAGATTGAAGAATTTCCAGCAGTGAAGATTCAAGCGTGTTACCGTTCTCATTTG GCGAGGAAAGCATTAAGAGCGTTAAAAGGGTTAGTGAAATTACAAGCATTGGTAAGAGGTCATTTAGTGAGGAAACAAGCAACAGCTACACTTAGATGTATGCAAGCATTAATAACACTTCAAGCCAAAGCTCGAGAACAGAGGATACGTTTGATCGGAGATTCAACAAATCCAAGAACATCGATTCATAAAACTCGGATCAGTAACCTTTACCAC GAGAATGAAGAAAACATCAAGATTGTGGAAATGGACATTCAATCAAAACTTTACTCTCCTGCTCCTTCTGCTTTAACTGAGATGAGTCCTCGAGCGTATAGTAGCCATTTCGAGGATTGTAACTCGTTCAACACAGCACAAAGTAGTCCTCAGTGTTTCAACAGATTCAAAGAGTATTACAATGGAGATACTTTGTCTTCTTACGATTACCCTCTCTTCCCAAATTACATGGCTAATACTCAGTCTTCTAAAGCCAAGGCTAGGTCTCAGAGTGCGCCGAAGCAGAGACCTGCTGAGATCTATGAGAAGCCGCAGACGACCGGGAGGAGAAGATCTTCCATGGAAGCACCGAGGAACAACGGTGTCCCTAGAGCTGTACGGATGCAGAGATCTTCATCTCAGTTGGGATCAAATACAACAGCCAAGGacagtcaacaacaacaacatcaacatcatcatcatcagtccTATCCGTGGATGGCGATTAAGCTCGATAAATCCAACATGTCGCTTATGGAGAGCGAATGCGGATCCACCAGTACCATTATGACCAGTACAAACTACGGAAGACATGTTGAT GTTCAGGTAAACAACATGTACTGA